Proteins encoded within one genomic window of Gracilimonas sp.:
- a CDS encoding DUF5686 and carboxypeptidase-like regulatory domain-containing protein has protein sequence MQKSVVTLILLLLIAGYGEIAAQSTLSGRIADAETGEPLPAAHVIIKDTYKGTISNEDGEFSLMVRELPVTLVVRFIGFESQEKTVKENSGPVDFLLKPSVAEMGEIVVTGEDPAIAIMREVIRRKQIWRENLNTYKAEAYTRQQLKNDTSIISISESISIAYWDKKRGSREVLKSKRQTANMDEAANFAGVSYLPNFYDDNLDVAGFDVVGITHPNALSYYDFSLEDIQALDGQVVYELSVSSKRKLQPLFEGTIFVLGEEYALLEVDLKPNSVVVFPPPIQDFNLSYTQQFSNFGGDFWLPVDVRIEGLVEVGVVGLRFPPIGFKQVAKLNEYEVNIPLPDTLFKSREMLSVDSTTIHSGDSLFISEVDVIPLDNEEQKAYETLDSTATLEKAFRPKGFFTRFIDWEEEDNSGGSGSGSSGSGNRNGSSSGNSASSGSSLFNKLTRDLSILGRFNRVDAFYGGLKHERRYIDNRVTSEVFTGYSTGYDDGTFSYGGKLVWRPLKNTRRFSVFSGYSAETETRYNSDMFNPVMTSVTSLMGYIDYFDYYRNEGIEVGAAQFMRGYGTLSLRYSYEDHSSINFKTNYDLFGRTLNQRPNSYVNEGRLSAIEVSLQNGNDKKALGAIGADDYLFSIEHSAKFMGSSWDYTRFKIDLYRRVETFYQRRFFPNTFDMRLNAGTYLGDLPIQKNEVLDVAQGIFTPFGAFRAKRFLPYEGASYVALNAEHNFKSVPLEMLGWRNATQTGLSIIAFGGIGKTWVQQEQANEFNNRYGFGPNTTEDWHIEAGLSLSNIFNLFRADVAYRIDDPGIYLGISIARFF, from the coding sequence ATGCAAAAATCGGTTGTTACGTTAATTCTGTTATTGTTGATAGCAGGTTATGGAGAGATCGCTGCCCAATCGACTCTCAGCGGTAGAATTGCAGATGCGGAAACCGGGGAGCCTCTGCCGGCAGCACATGTTATTATCAAGGATACCTACAAGGGGACGATATCAAATGAGGACGGAGAATTTAGTTTGATGGTCCGTGAACTCCCGGTAACGCTGGTAGTTCGATTCATAGGTTTTGAAAGTCAGGAAAAAACAGTCAAAGAAAACTCCGGGCCGGTTGATTTCCTGTTAAAGCCTTCAGTGGCCGAAATGGGGGAAATCGTGGTAACCGGTGAAGATCCTGCCATTGCCATCATGAGAGAAGTCATTCGCCGTAAGCAGATTTGGCGAGAGAATCTCAATACCTATAAAGCGGAGGCATATACCCGCCAGCAGCTTAAGAATGATACTTCCATCATATCCATCTCGGAAAGCATTTCCATCGCGTATTGGGATAAGAAAAGAGGGTCAAGAGAGGTTTTAAAGTCAAAACGACAAACGGCCAACATGGATGAAGCTGCGAATTTTGCAGGAGTAAGCTATTTGCCTAATTTTTATGATGATAACTTAGATGTAGCCGGTTTTGATGTAGTGGGAATTACTCATCCCAATGCCCTCTCATACTACGATTTTTCTCTGGAGGACATTCAGGCTTTGGATGGACAGGTAGTTTATGAACTGTCAGTGAGTTCAAAAAGAAAGCTGCAGCCACTTTTTGAGGGGACCATTTTTGTATTGGGAGAAGAATATGCCCTGCTGGAAGTTGACTTAAAACCCAATTCAGTGGTTGTTTTCCCCCCTCCGATCCAGGATTTTAACCTTTCCTATACGCAGCAATTCAGCAATTTTGGCGGGGATTTCTGGTTGCCGGTGGATGTGCGGATCGAAGGCCTTGTTGAAGTGGGGGTAGTAGGCCTGCGCTTCCCACCCATTGGATTCAAACAGGTAGCAAAGCTGAATGAATATGAAGTAAATATACCGCTTCCCGACACGCTGTTTAAATCCAGGGAAATGTTATCGGTTGATTCAACCACTATTCATTCAGGCGACTCGTTATTTATAAGTGAAGTGGATGTAATTCCATTGGATAACGAAGAGCAAAAAGCATATGAGACCTTAGACAGTACCGCTACCCTGGAGAAAGCATTTCGGCCAAAAGGTTTTTTTACGCGTTTCATAGATTGGGAGGAAGAGGATAATTCCGGCGGCTCGGGAAGCGGAAGTTCCGGCAGCGGGAACAGAAATGGAAGCAGCAGTGGAAACTCAGCAAGTTCCGGCTCCTCTTTGTTTAATAAGCTTACCCGGGATTTGAGCATTTTGGGGCGCTTTAACCGTGTGGATGCCTTTTATGGGGGATTAAAACATGAGCGAAGATATATCGATAACCGGGTAACTTCTGAAGTTTTCACCGGGTACAGCACCGGATATGATGACGGGACTTTTTCTTACGGAGGGAAGTTGGTTTGGAGGCCTTTAAAAAATACCCGAAGGTTTTCCGTCTTTTCCGGGTATAGTGCCGAGACAGAAACCCGGTATAATTCCGATATGTTTAACCCGGTAATGACAAGCGTCACTTCCTTAATGGGGTATATTGATTACTTTGATTATTACCGTAATGAAGGAATTGAGGTTGGAGCGGCACAATTTATGCGAGGTTACGGTACGTTAAGTCTGCGCTATAGCTATGAAGATCATTCTTCCATCAATTTTAAAACCAATTATGATTTATTTGGGCGCACGCTCAATCAACGGCCGAACAGTTATGTTAATGAAGGCCGGTTAAGTGCCATTGAGGTTTCTCTGCAGAACGGGAACGACAAAAAAGCACTTGGTGCGATTGGAGCCGATGATTATTTATTCAGCATAGAGCACTCTGCCAAATTTATGGGCAGCAGCTGGGATTATACTCGTTTCAAAATCGATTTATACCGAAGGGTTGAGACCTTTTATCAGCGAAGATTTTTCCCAAATACGTTCGACATGAGATTAAATGCAGGAACGTATTTAGGAGATCTGCCGATTCAAAAAAATGAGGTATTGGATGTGGCTCAGGGTATTTTTACTCCATTTGGAGCCTTTAGGGCCAAGCGCTTTCTTCCCTATGAAGGAGCAAGTTATGTAGCCTTGAATGCTGAACATAATTTTAAAAGTGTACCCCTTGAAATGTTGGGATGGAGAAATGCCACTCAAACAGGATTGAGTATCATCGCTTTTGGAGGAATTGGCAAAACCTGGGTGCAGCAAGAGCAAGCAAATGAGTTCAATAATAGATATGGTTTTGGCCCCAATACCACTGAAGACTGGCATATTGAAGCCGGGCTTTCCCTGAGTAATATCTTTAATCTTTTTCGCGCAGATGTAGCATATCGTATTGATGATCCCGGGATTTATTTGGGGATCAGCATCGCACGATTCTTTTAA
- a CDS encoding S8 family serine peptidase — translation MKSIRLTISIIIGLAAVFAVSCKQNNTPVSGADQINRHITAQKMKNNDWREDPGLYMRQQLRSMDNDEFKRSIEKGGLTVMIGFKEEGAIRGVSKKGEALVSKSRAEHFANQVVPEFTDSVIYHFKHIPAIAVKLKNVEMALELRNLLWIDYVVAGSGLVTPDAVSMQCSPISSPQTTPWNITQVGADVAWTEATGSNAPGKLVLLDDGADENNGWHGTELDWEAYTYYVPSTSSDGNHGTLVLGAAQANDNNYGTVGVAPDAMARVMKIYDPTTGDPQNEEWEVHAATAIDDNATLSDVMTISYSTKITSSTPPIEFTGLYDAISNAYNQHDVVFTASTGNQGRSDLYAFPANYDEVTGVGGSDKNDNYTLNNYAPGNVEIAAPAVDILTVCKGGDIGEYDGTSFATPMVAGAVMLLRDQNPTWSNDQIRTQLQNTAVPMADQTQSGAGRMDVAQALSISSSTPPSVSISGPTNMFEGTSDDFTANVTDGEPPYNYQWYYRHETDLNWTPTGTNSPTYNHTAGPPNGEYIRVIVTDSENKSDEDVHFITITGVCC, via the coding sequence ATGAAGTCTATACGATTAACAATTAGTATAATAATTGGTTTAGCCGCAGTGTTTGCGGTAAGCTGTAAACAGAACAATACACCTGTTTCCGGTGCGGACCAAATAAATAGACATATAACTGCTCAAAAAATGAAAAACAATGACTGGAGAGAAGACCCCGGTTTATACATGAGGCAGCAGCTCCGTTCGATGGACAATGATGAATTCAAACGAAGTATTGAAAAAGGCGGACTCACCGTTATGATAGGTTTTAAAGAAGAGGGAGCAATAAGAGGAGTCTCTAAGAAAGGGGAAGCTCTGGTTAGTAAGTCCAGGGCCGAACATTTTGCGAATCAAGTTGTACCTGAATTTACCGACAGTGTTATTTACCACTTTAAACACATACCGGCCATCGCCGTGAAATTAAAGAATGTGGAAATGGCCCTGGAACTCCGGAATCTGCTCTGGATTGATTATGTAGTGGCAGGCAGCGGGCTGGTGACTCCCGATGCCGTATCCATGCAATGCAGTCCCATTTCATCTCCCCAAACTACGCCATGGAATATTACTCAGGTAGGGGCTGATGTAGCTTGGACCGAAGCCACCGGATCTAATGCTCCCGGTAAATTAGTATTACTTGACGATGGCGCCGACGAAAATAACGGCTGGCATGGTACGGAACTTGACTGGGAAGCTTATACTTATTATGTACCCAGTACGAGTTCTGATGGAAACCACGGAACCCTTGTACTTGGGGCTGCTCAAGCTAATGACAATAATTATGGTACCGTAGGGGTTGCTCCCGATGCCATGGCCAGGGTAATGAAAATATATGATCCTACTACAGGAGATCCACAAAATGAAGAATGGGAAGTGCATGCAGCTACAGCTATAGATGATAATGCAACCCTTTCCGATGTAATGACCATCAGTTATTCTACCAAGATTACTTCCAGTACACCACCTATTGAATTTACTGGCCTTTATGACGCTATTTCTAATGCTTATAACCAACATGATGTAGTATTTACTGCATCAACAGGAAACCAAGGCAGATCAGATTTATATGCCTTTCCGGCAAATTATGACGAAGTAACAGGAGTAGGCGGTTCTGACAAAAATGACAATTACACATTAAACAACTATGCTCCCGGTAATGTGGAAATAGCCGCTCCAGCAGTAGATATTTTAACTGTTTGTAAAGGTGGAGATATAGGTGAGTATGACGGCACTTCATTTGCTACTCCTATGGTTGCAGGTGCGGTTATGTTGCTCAGAGATCAAAACCCAACATGGTCGAATGATCAAATTAGAACACAACTACAGAATACAGCTGTTCCAATGGCCGATCAAACTCAAAGTGGGGCAGGAAGAATGGATGTTGCACAAGCATTAAGTATTTCATCTTCAACACCTCCCTCAGTTTCTATCTCAGGTCCAACAAACATGTTTGAAGGAACTTCCGATGATTTCACGGCCAATGTCACCGACGGTGAACCTCCTTACAACTATCAATGGTATTATCGACACGAAACAGATTTAAATTGGACTCCAACAGGAACAAATTCACCAACATACAATCACACAGCAGGGCCGCCAAATGGTGAATACATTCGGGTTATTGTTACTGATTCAGAAAATAAAAGTGATGAAGATGTACATTTTATTACAATAACGGGAGTATGCTGTTAA
- a CDS encoding HAD family phosphatase, with protein sequence MQNIEAVIFDMDGVIVHSNPIHKTTINEFCTKYGLEVSDKELREKVYGRTNQDWIPAVFGDISQERIEELADEKEQMFRDVFDPKEHIVPGIIEFLDKLKEKGIKMVVATSAPAENAVHILQGLEITDCFDAVLNSSHVTKSKPDPDPYLKAAKAIGVSPEQCIVFEDSISGVQSGLGAGAKVVGVATTHTHEELNSCQLVVDDFEGLKVADIEALLQ encoded by the coding sequence ATGCAGAATATTGAAGCAGTAATTTTTGATATGGACGGTGTTATCGTTCATAGTAATCCCATTCACAAAACGACTATTAATGAGTTTTGCACTAAATACGGGTTAGAAGTATCAGATAAAGAACTCCGTGAAAAAGTATACGGGCGTACCAATCAGGACTGGATTCCGGCCGTATTTGGAGATATTTCACAAGAGCGAATAGAAGAACTGGCAGACGAAAAAGAACAGATGTTCCGGGATGTATTTGACCCGAAAGAGCATATAGTCCCGGGTATTATTGAGTTTTTGGATAAGCTGAAGGAGAAAGGTATCAAGATGGTGGTAGCCACTTCAGCTCCGGCGGAAAATGCCGTACATATTCTTCAAGGGTTAGAGATCACAGATTGCTTTGATGCTGTTCTGAATTCCTCTCACGTCACCAAAAGTAAACCTGACCCTGACCCTTATCTTAAAGCTGCAAAAGCGATTGGAGTTTCTCCGGAGCAATGTATTGTGTTCGAAGATTCTATTTCAGGGGTGCAATCCGGACTGGGAGCCGGCGCTAAAGTAGTGGGGGTGGCTACTACACACACGCATGAAGAGCTCAATTCATGTCAGCTGGTGGTGGATGATTTTGAAGGGTTGAAGGTTGCTGATATTGAGGCACTGCTTCAGTAA
- a CDS encoding OmpA family protein has protein sequence MTNLKSILFLSLVSVSLVFMTNCAGPEELLAPSERTIEYLESLDEETLRSLDTDEDGLNDYEEMYVHETDPLSADTDGDGLTDGDEVNEYETDPLSADTDGDGLSDGDEVNSYNTDPNNTDSDGDGLSDGDEVNEYNTDPNNTDSDGDGLSDYDEVMTHDTNPNNADSDADGFTDMQEIDMGTNPNDGSDPLYLDGDALGTINFDFDRSNIRSDAAAILAENVETLKEAGAFRVRIDAYTDHVGGDQYNLRLSLRRANAVVDYYTENGISEDRIESRGLGKAPVECTEAEMDEDTPGCERNRRAESHPISTLKYQPGN, from the coding sequence ATGACAAATTTAAAATCTATCCTATTTCTTTCTTTGGTTTCTGTGTCCCTGGTCTTCATGACCAATTGCGCAGGGCCCGAGGAATTACTTGCACCATCCGAACGAACCATTGAGTACTTAGAATCACTTGATGAAGAAACCCTTCGATCATTAGATACAGACGAAGATGGTTTAAATGACTACGAAGAGATGTACGTACATGAAACCGACCCATTAAGCGCTGATACTGATGGCGACGGACTAACTGACGGGGATGAAGTCAATGAGTACGAAACTGACCCGTTAAGTGCTGATACTGATGGCGACGGCCTTTCTGATGGGGATGAAGTTAATTCCTACAACACGGATCCTAATAACACGGACTCAGATGGCGATGGCCTTTCTGACGGGGATGAAGTTAATGAATATAACACCGATCCTAACAACACAGATTCTGACGGTGACGGACTTAGTGACTATGACGAAGTAATGACTCATGACACTAACCCTAACAACGCAGATTCTGATGCCGATGGCTTTACAGATATGCAGGAAATTGATATGGGTACCAATCCTAATGATGGCAGCGACCCGCTATATCTGGACGGTGACGCTCTGGGAACTATCAACTTTGACTTTGATCGTTCTAACATCCGCAGCGATGCAGCCGCAATTCTTGCTGAGAACGTAGAGACTCTCAAAGAAGCCGGTGCATTCCGTGTTCGTATTGATGCTTACACTGATCATGTTGGTGGAGATCAATACAACTTACGATTGAGCTTGCGTCGTGCCAATGCTGTTGTGGACTATTACACTGAAAATGGTATTTCTGAAGACCGCATTGAATCTCGCGGTTTAGGAAAAGCACCAGTTGAGTGTACAGAAGCTGAAATGGATGAAGACACTCCGGGTTGTGAAAGAAACCGTCGTGCTGAATCACACCCAATCAGTACTCTTAAATATCAGCCAGGTAACTAA
- a CDS encoding type I restriction enzyme HsdR N-terminal domain-containing protein, protein MPKLDKDIHELGIKTLKSEEDLRSKLLMPFLKSIGHQDSDLILEKNFTIKLGRDNKQVKYESKGGRLDILCRVGETNLFVVEVKKPNKKISKYDEEQGVSYARLLNNNIAPFVVITNGSTVKIIDSITRKELTGTKIHEESSYWKNGMKISGEDIWIRFKGLESFISFSPDNLKSFCVKQVESRIKNIAGDSIEDQTKYIESLYVRRVEAVHEFESFLSSNDRFFAIIGDSGVGKSNLICDLVNLQLSKNFTLFFNGSVVAESPSQLICNDLNLVFSEQMNTEKVFKYLNELGERIDKKVIIFIDALDEYMHESINTIFSELALKCKDLNYLKFCVSCKSELWKDFLYINNDKSYLFNEIYSESNNNLDDKPGYHLKNFNKHELNEAIKKYKAEYSLKGEISKDILSHLSNGFYLRAFSEVFKEKRVPKSIINSSLLESFILKKLESLPNSSKGTLINYLSEIGKCFFKEDVDYPLGISTKVIRYHLNLPPSQDLPSELFTHNILIRNSFKLDDRINFYFSKMRDYIIAYHSYRLDKLDEVEFRESIDTLLNNRFGQSAVYFYSQNCNKQQHLDWLFELVNFKYLSFVNQYDIYLEEYFKPIKNKFKPHTNNRIGILLPPKESNSLTSYALYPAGDLDLPTIVHTPLMTDTNEDTNFEKLIGKFRINSITYIDSIILNNEPKQAARRFIEDNFKEIINNQFLNFRNSKWLLIEEFIHLYYFMVIEKSKSSSLLPNYESLYPINVEEVKNYSASDPYLSKIFSLSELILDLDIKVLDKHYLPKPDYKKDRLNEEMSKRDFDEKFIKNKIEASYSKESAKLYVEKFLTMVDESIKTVLDSSIPKLASNLTCYEKFPNKYYVRLKNDRITSISLAESSSSKTEIEFIDYKKFSHEEERDKGFYYTFGASFSSLVKDVYSDYSHNKQHKFFMLKNWVFRIIKTSTDDFKNWDVDW, encoded by the coding sequence ATGCCCAAATTAGATAAGGATATACACGAATTAGGTATAAAAACCCTAAAAAGTGAAGAAGACTTGAGGTCTAAATTACTAATGCCTTTTCTTAAATCTATCGGACATCAAGATAGTGACCTTATATTAGAGAAAAACTTTACTATTAAACTTGGAAGGGATAATAAACAGGTAAAGTATGAATCTAAAGGTGGTAGATTAGATATTCTTTGTAGAGTAGGAGAGACTAATTTATTTGTCGTTGAAGTTAAAAAGCCAAATAAAAAAATATCTAAATATGATGAGGAGCAAGGTGTCTCTTACGCAAGGTTACTAAATAACAATATCGCCCCTTTTGTTGTGATTACTAATGGAAGTACTGTCAAAATAATTGATTCAATCACAAGGAAAGAACTCACTGGCACAAAAATCCACGAGGAGTCAAGCTATTGGAAAAATGGCATGAAAATCAGTGGTGAAGATATTTGGATTAGATTTAAAGGATTAGAAAGCTTCATATCATTTTCACCAGATAATTTAAAGTCTTTTTGTGTAAAGCAGGTCGAATCTAGAATTAAAAACATTGCAGGAGATTCGATAGAGGACCAAACAAAATATATTGAAAGTTTGTATGTAAGGAGAGTTGAAGCGGTACATGAGTTTGAATCATTTTTAAGTAGTAATGATAGGTTTTTTGCTATTATTGGTGATTCAGGGGTTGGTAAAAGCAACCTTATTTGTGATTTAGTAAACCTTCAATTGAGTAAAAATTTTACTCTATTCTTCAATGGCTCCGTTGTTGCTGAATCTCCATCACAGCTAATATGCAATGACTTAAATTTGGTTTTTAGTGAGCAAATGAACACTGAAAAAGTATTTAAATACTTAAACGAATTAGGAGAGAGGATTGATAAAAAGGTAATAATATTTATTGATGCACTAGATGAATACATGCATGAAAGCATTAATACTATTTTCAGTGAACTTGCTCTAAAATGTAAAGACCTAAATTATTTAAAATTTTGCGTCTCCTGTAAATCCGAATTATGGAAAGACTTTCTTTATATAAATAACGATAAGTCTTATTTGTTTAACGAAATCTATTCTGAATCCAATAATAACTTAGATGATAAGCCTGGATACCATTTAAAAAATTTCAATAAACACGAACTGAATGAAGCAATAAAGAAATATAAAGCTGAGTATTCATTGAAAGGCGAAATCTCCAAAGATATACTCTCGCATTTGAGTAATGGATTTTACCTTAGGGCGTTTTCTGAAGTATTTAAAGAAAAGAGGGTACCAAAATCAATAATAAATTCGTCGTTGTTAGAAAGCTTTATTCTAAAAAAATTAGAGTCACTACCTAACAGTAGCAAGGGGACTTTAATAAACTACCTTTCTGAAATTGGTAAATGTTTTTTTAAAGAAGACGTAGATTATCCACTAGGTATAAGTACTAAAGTAATTCGATACCATTTAAATCTACCACCTAGCCAAGATTTACCTTCTGAATTATTTACCCACAATATCTTGATAAGGAATAGCTTCAAACTCGATGATCGAATTAACTTTTATTTCTCTAAGATGAGAGATTACATCATAGCATATCATTCTTACAGATTAGACAAACTTGATGAAGTTGAGTTTAGAGAAAGTATTGATACACTTTTGAATAACCGTTTTGGACAATCTGCAGTTTATTTTTATTCGCAAAACTGTAATAAACAACAACATCTAGATTGGCTTTTTGAGTTAGTAAACTTCAAGTATTTAAGTTTTGTCAATCAGTATGATATTTACTTAGAGGAATATTTTAAGCCTATAAAAAATAAATTCAAACCTCACACTAACAACAGAATCGGTATCCTTCTGCCACCTAAAGAAAGTAATTCACTTACTAGTTATGCACTATATCCAGCAGGGGATTTAGACCTACCAACTATTGTTCATACACCTCTAATGACTGATACAAACGAGGATACGAATTTCGAGAAACTGATAGGCAAGTTCAGAATTAATAGTATCACCTATATAGATAGTATTATTTTAAATAATGAACCTAAACAAGCTGCGCGTCGATTTATTGAAGATAATTTCAAAGAGATCATTAATAATCAATTTCTAAATTTTAGAAATTCTAAGTGGTTATTAATTGAGGAGTTTATTCATCTATATTATTTCATGGTTATTGAAAAAAGTAAATCTTCAAGTCTATTACCCAATTACGAAAGCCTATACCCTATCAATGTTGAAGAGGTAAAAAATTATTCAGCTAGCGACCCCTATTTGTCAAAAATATTTAGTCTTTCAGAATTAATATTAGATCTAGATATAAAAGTCTTAGATAAACATTATTTACCTAAACCAGACTATAAAAAAGATCGCTTAAATGAAGAAATGAGTAAAAGAGATTTTGATGAGAAATTTATCAAAAATAAAATAGAAGCTTCATACAGCAAAGAATCAGCCAAATTATATGTCGAAAAGTTTCTAACTATGGTTGACGAATCTATTAAAACTGTTCTAGATTCTTCAATACCAAAGTTAGCTAGTAATTTAACTTGTTACGAAAAATTTCCTAACAAATACTATGTCAGACTAAAAAATGACAGAATTACAAGTATAAGCTTAGCTGAATCAAGTTCATCAAAAACTGAAATAGAATTTATAGACTATAAAAAATTTAGTCACGAGGAAGAGAGAGATAAAGGCTTTTATTACACTTTTGGTGCTAGTTTCTCCAGCCTAGTTAAAGATGTTTATTCTGATTACTCTCATAACAAACAACATAAATTCTTCATGCTAAAAAATTGGGTTTTTAGGATAATTAAAACAAGCACTGATGATTTTAAGAATTGGGATGTTGATTGGTGA
- a CDS encoding multicopper oxidase family protein gives MLKLYSNTFLLLLILAGLTHPLQAQHEHHNMNDGAMDMDTSKAVWRMPPMDMEMPMLPGMHNELPPVEPFIAGMGLTKEDIPYAKPREILELADGDTVALQASIVRRTLEGKDYVMYGYNGQYPGPLLKAPQNSTVVVEFNNQIEFPTTVHWHGLRHDYRFDGTIFAQDPVQIGESFTYELFFRDAGVYWYHPHVLEYVQQDLGLYGNMLVAPPDEDYYNPVNREEMIILDDILVDDQGLIPWGKSNPTHALMGRFGNVMLVNGKTDYRLNVDKNEVLRFYITNVANTRTFNMVFEGAKVKVVGSDVSKFEEEVYAENIPIAVAERYIVEVLYEEPGTYPILNSIQAINHFRGEFYPHKDTLGTVTVSEDEADESFTEAFNTLRVNEDVKEDIAAFESYFDKPVDKELELTVAVQNLPIPIMQSMELDTAYVPHVEWNDTMPMMNWLSTGKQVEWILLDPATGKKNMDIYWDFEQGDVVKLRIFNNPDTFHPMNHPFHIHGQRHLVLNIDGVENPNMVWKDTSIIPVGSTVDLLVEMSNPGKWMMHCHIGEHLDAGMMLGFEVGE, from the coding sequence ATGCTGAAGTTGTATTCTAACACTTTCTTATTGCTGCTGATTTTAGCAGGACTCACCCATCCTTTACAAGCCCAGCATGAACATCACAATATGAATGATGGGGCTATGGACATGGATACTTCCAAAGCAGTTTGGCGGATGCCTCCCATGGATATGGAAATGCCAATGTTGCCGGGAATGCACAACGAGCTTCCCCCGGTAGAGCCTTTTATAGCCGGAATGGGGCTCACTAAAGAAGATATCCCCTATGCCAAGCCACGGGAAATCCTGGAGCTGGCCGATGGAGATACGGTTGCCCTGCAGGCCTCTATTGTTCGCCGTACTTTAGAGGGTAAAGACTATGTGATGTATGGGTATAATGGGCAATATCCCGGGCCGTTGCTGAAAGCTCCTCAGAACAGTACCGTTGTGGTTGAATTTAATAATCAGATTGAATTTCCAACCACGGTGCACTGGCATGGTTTGCGGCATGATTACCGTTTTGACGGAACTATATTTGCGCAGGATCCGGTACAGATTGGCGAATCTTTTACCTATGAATTGTTTTTCAGGGATGCAGGAGTATACTGGTATCATCCGCATGTGCTTGAATATGTTCAGCAGGATCTTGGACTATATGGAAATATGCTGGTGGCCCCACCCGATGAGGATTATTATAATCCTGTAAATAGGGAAGAAATGATTATTCTGGATGATATCCTGGTTGATGATCAGGGCCTGATACCCTGGGGCAAATCAAATCCCACCCATGCTCTGATGGGGCGTTTTGGGAATGTAATGCTGGTAAATGGGAAAACGGACTACCGGCTAAACGTTGATAAAAATGAAGTACTCCGGTTTTATATCACCAACGTAGCCAATACCCGAACTTTTAATATGGTATTTGAAGGGGCTAAGGTAAAAGTAGTGGGTTCAGATGTGAGTAAGTTTGAAGAAGAAGTTTACGCGGAGAACATTCCCATTGCTGTAGCCGAGCGTTATATCGTGGAGGTTTTATACGAGGAACCGGGAACCTATCCGATACTGAATTCCATACAGGCCATTAATCATTTTCGCGGAGAATTCTATCCGCATAAAGACACACTGGGAACGGTTACGGTTTCCGAGGATGAAGCAGATGAATCTTTCACCGAGGCCTTCAATACGCTGAGGGTAAATGAGGATGTAAAAGAAGATATCGCCGCATTCGAGTCCTATTTTGATAAGCCGGTGGATAAAGAATTAGAGCTGACGGTTGCGGTTCAGAATTTACCAATCCCGATCATGCAGTCGATGGAATTAGATACGGCTTATGTGCCCCATGTGGAGTGGAACGACACCATGCCCATGATGAACTGGCTTTCGACGGGGAAACAGGTTGAGTGGATTCTGCTTGATCCGGCAACCGGCAAAAAGAATATGGATATTTACTGGGACTTTGAGCAGGGAGATGTTGTAAAGCTTAGGATATTCAATAATCCGGATACCTTTCACCCCATGAACCATCCTTTTCATATCCATGGGCAACGCCACCTGGTGCTGAATATTGACGGAGTGGAAAACCCCAATATGGTCTGGAAAGACACCTCCATAATACCGGTGGGATCTACGGTAGATTTACTGGTAGAGATGTCAAATCCAGGAAAGTGGATGATGCATTGCCACATCGGCGAGCACTTAGATGCAGGAATGATGCTGGGTTTTGAAGTAGGAGAATAA